In the genome of Candidatus Methylomirabilota bacterium, the window ATCAGACCGCCCTCCCCGCGCGCGGCCACCGGGAGCGTGGCCACGGGCTTGGGATGCAGCCGCCCCTCGTGCACGACGCGGATGCGGCCGGCCCGTTCGGTGAGGAAGAGCCGCCCGTCGGGGGCGAAGGCCAGCGCCCACGGCACCTGCAGCCCGCTGGCCACGACCGTGACCCGTGGCTGCGACTGCAGCGGTGAGCCCGCGAGCACGCCCGCCAGCACGACAAGCCCGGCCACGAGGGCCTTCACAAGCTACGAGTGTAGCGTTCGCGCCCATCGTCCAGCAAACCGGCGGCCGCGACAGACGCCGGTGCCGCCTCAGCGGACGACCCGCCTCCAGAGGGACGAGGTCCAGCCCGCGTGGAGGACCTCCCGGATTTCCCGCAGGGCGAGGTCGCCCAGACCCAGATGCTCGAGGGCCCGACCGCGGCCGGACAGCGGACGGCCCAGGAGCGCGCTGAACACCAGCAGGAGCCCGCTGCACGCCCCACTGTCCGCTTGCACCGTCCGCGCCGCGGACTCGAGGAGTGTCAGCCCGAGAGCCGCGTCCTCGGTGACGTACCGGTGGGTGAGACTCACGGGCCCGTCGAGACCGACGGCGCCGTCGCTGGCGGCCAGCGCGTAGGCGGCGGGCGAATAGCCCCACCCGGCGCGAGCCGCCCCTCGCTCGGCGTCGACGGCGTCCACGAGTCGCCGGGCGCTCGCCGTCATATCGATATCCCGGCCTTGATCGATCCCGCCGAGGTTCAGCAGGACCAGCGCCGGGTGGAGCACCGGCCCGCCGTCGGTCAGGGCGGCGTCGAGGATGTCGACCGACGGCCGCGCCGACGGGAACAGCTCGCTCGCCGCCGCCAGCGCCGTGGAGCGCGCTGCCGGGAATGCGCCAAGTTGCAGGCTGGCGACGCGCTGCGCGACGTGCACTGCGGCCGGCCCGGTCTGCCGAGCTTGGTAGGGGAACGTGCCCGTCTCGACGAACGCCCGGGGCAGCCGGCCGCCGGCGCGGGTGATCTCCCGGGCCATGACGAAGGCCCCCAGGGTGCCGGGGGCGACCACGACGACGTGTCGGTCGTCGAGGTGCGCAGCTAGCCGTCGGGCCACGTCCTCGTGCGCGGCGGCCGGCACGGCGACGATGATGACGTCGGCGCCCGCCACGGCTTCACCGAGGTCCTCGACGACGGAGAGCGGCGCCTTGCCGGAGCGGTCCGGGGCGGCCAGCGTCAGGCCCCCGGCCTGACGGATGGCCGCGAGCTCCCTCGCCGCGCGGCGCCAGAGGCGCACGTCGTGGCCGGCCAGGGCCAGGTCGGCCGCCACCGCATACGCGCCACTGCCGCCTCCCAGGATGGTGACCGGCATCACTTGATGGCTCCCGCCTGGCGCAGCCCGGCGATCCGATCGCCGGAGTAGTTGAGCAGCTCGCCGAGCACGGCCTCGGTGTGCTCGCCCAGCGCCGGAGGCGGAGCCACTTCGAGACCGAGCTGGCCGTCGACCTTGATCGGGGTGCCCAGCGTCGGGATCGTGCCGTGACGAGGGTGCTGCATCTCGACCACCATCTGGCGTAGACGCAGCTGCGGATCGACGAGCACGCGGTCGACGGCCTGAATGGGAGCCGCCGGCACGCCCTCGGCGGTCAGCCGCGACAGCCACTCGACGCTCGTCCGGGCCGCGAAGACCGTCTCGATGAGCGGCGTGAGCGCCTGGCGGTTGGCGACCCGGTCGCGGTTCGTCGCGAAGCGTGGATCCCGTTCCCACTCCGGATGCCCGGCGGCCAGACAGAAGCCGCGCCAGAACTTCTCCGCGAACACGGCGACGATGATGTGCCCGTCGCGCGTGGCCAGCGCCTGGTAGGGCGCGACCGAGAGGTGGGCCGAGCCCTGAGGGCCGGGCACGCAACCGTCGGTCCAGAAGTACTGAGCCAGGTAGGTCAGCAGGGAGACCTGGCAGTCGAGCAGGGACAGATCGAGATGGGCGCCGTGGCCGGTCACCTGCCGGCGGAACAGAGCCGCGACCACGGCGAAGGCGGCCATCATGGCCCCGGCCAGGTCACCCATCGGCAGCCCCATGCGCACGGGGCGTCCACCGGGTTCGCCGGTGAGACTCATGGCTCCACCCATGGCCTGCAACGCCAGGTCGAACGCCGGCCAGTCACGGTAGGGGCCGTGCTGTCCGTAGGCCGAGACCGAGCATACGACCAGGCGCGGGTTGATTGCCGCGAGCGACGCGTACTCGCAGCCGAGCCTGGCCATGACGCCGGGCCGGAAGTTCTCCCACACCACGTCGGCGGTGCGTACGAGGTCCAGGAACACCTGGCGCCCCGCCGGCTCCGCCAGGCCCAGGGCCACGGACTTCTTGTTGCGGTTGATGGCCAGGAAGTACGCGCTCTCGCCATCGGGCAAGAACGGCGGACCCATGGCGCGCATCGGATCGCCCCCCTCCGGGTCCTCGATCTTGATGACCTCGGCTCCCATGTCGGCCAGCAGCATGGAGCCGTACGGGCCGGCCAGCATGCGCGACAGGTCCAGGACGCGAACGCCGTTCAACAGCCGCATGGGGGTCAGCGGCCCCGCGCCTGCAGGGCGGCGCGCACCGTGGCCGCGCTCACCGGCAGCTCGGTGAAGCGGATGCCGATGGCCTGCGCGAGGGCGTTGGCCACCGCCGCCGACACGGGGATGGCGCCCGATTCGCCGAGCCCCTTGGCTCCGAACGGGCCCTCGGCGTCCACGCTCTCGATGAGGCGGACGATGAGCTCGGGCATGTCGCTGGCGCGCAGGATCGCATAGTCCAGGAAGCTCGTCGTCAGCACCTGGCCGTCCTGCACGACGAGCCGTTCGCTCAGCGCGTAGCCCAGCCCCATGTGGATGCCGCCGTGGATCTGGCCCTCGGCGGCCGGGGGATTCAGCGCCCGGCCCACGTCGTGAGCCGAGGCGACCCGGCGGACGACGATGCTGCCCGTCGTCTCGTCGACGTCGAGCAACACCGCCTGGGCGGCGAAGCCGTACGCCGCCGACACGTTGCCCCGTAGATCCTTGTCGAGCATCCGGGTGGGCGGGTCGTAGAACGCCTCCGCGACGAGCGGGCGGCCCCCCTCGCGGAGGTGCCCGGCCCGGGCCACGCGCTCGTAGGGCAATCGCCGGCTCGGCTCTCCCCTGACCGCGATCCAGCCATCGCTGAGCTCCAGCCGCTCGATCGGGACCTCCAGCTGGGCGGCGCCCAGGGCCAGCAGCTCGGCCCGCAGCTTGAGCGCGGCCAGGCGGGCCGCGTTGCCGGCGACGAACGTCGTGCGGCTGGCATGCACACCCACGTCCCACGGCTTGACGGTGGTGTCGGCGTTGACGACCTCGACGCGCTCCAGCGGCACGCCCAGCGTCTCGGCCACGATCATGGCCAGCACGGTGTCCGCCCCCTGCCCGATCTCGCTGGCGCCGGTGATCAGCGACACGATGCCGAAATCGTCGAGCTTGAGGATGGCCCCACACCCGTCGGAGCGATAGATGCGGGCACCGCCCCCCACGTGGAACATGGCCGCGTAGCCGATGCCCCGGCGCCAGCCGGGGGTCAGGGGCGGCGGCTGCCTGCCGATGTCCTCGGCCACCGCCTCCAGGCACTCCCGCATCGCACAGGACGTGATCTCGAATCCCTGCGGCGTCACGTCACCGGAGTTCAGCACGTTGCGCCGGCGCACCTCGAGACGATCCAGCCCCAGGCGGACGGCCAGCTCGTCCATCTGGGACTCCACCGCGAAGGTCGACTCCAGATTGCCGTAGCCCCGCATGGAGCCGGAATAGGGATTGTTCGTGTACACGATGGTGGTATCGAAGCGGACGCTGGGACAGCGGTAGAGGCCGGTCACGGTCCCGAGCATCACGTACGGTGTCGTCGCGCCCCACGAGACGTACGCGCCGCTGTCGATGGTGACGTGGGCCTCCCGGGCCAGGATGTGGCCGCCGGCATCGGCCGCCGTGCGCAGGCGGATGCGGCAGGGTTCGCGGGTGGGGCAGGCGATGAACTCCTCGACCCGGTCGAACTCCAGCTTCACCGGCCGGCGGGCCCGCCGGGCGAGCAGCGCCGCGATCACGTCGATCGGATAGAGATCCAGGCCGCGGCCGAAGTTGCCGCCCACCGGCGGCTGGATCACGCGCACCCGGTCTCCGCCGATGCCGAGCGCGGCGGCCAGCTCGCGCTGATAGACAAAGGGCACCTGCGTGGTGGACCACACGGTCAGCCGGCCCTGCGGGTCCCAGTCGGCGATGGCGACCATCGTGCCCAGGCATGCCGGCGTGACGAAATGCACGCGGTACTCGCCTTCGACCACGGCCGCCGCGTCCTGGACGGCCCGATCCACGTCGCCGTGGGCGAACTGATAGCGCAGGCTCGTGAGGTTGGTGCCGAGCTCATCGTGGACGAGGGGGGCCCCGGGCCGGAGCGCGACGTCGGGATCGAAGACCCCGGGCAGCTCGGCGTACTGCACGTCGATCGCGGCGACGGCCTCCTCGGCCGCCGCCTGCGTCTCGGCCGCCACCGCCGCCACCTCGTCACGGATGCACCGCACTTTGCCCCGCTTGAGGGCCAGCTGGTCCCGGGCATAGCCGAAGGGCTGCTGCTCGACCTCGTCGCCGGTGAGGACGGCCACGATGCCGGGCACACGCCAGGCCCGTGAGGCATCGATGCCGAGCAGGCGGGCGTGGGGATACCGGGTTCGCAGGATCTTGCCGTACAGCATCCGGGGCAGCTCGAGGTCGTGCAGATAGCGGGTGCGCCCGGTGACCTTGTCGAGACCGTCGCGCCTGGGGACCGACGTGCCGACGACGCTGAGCCCGCTCACCGGCTGCCCGCCCCGACGTGGCTCATGCCAGGGCGCCCACCTGGATCCGCTCGTACAGCATGCTCACCATCTCATCGACCCCGGCGCACGCCCACACGCGGAAGAACGGCGAGGCCTGCAGCTCCATGAACTCGCGGTCCCCGCGGGCCTGGGCCTGCTCTTCGCTCTCACCGGGCCGGCGGGCTCGCATGCTGGCTCGGATGCGGTCCTTGTGATAGACGGCCGGATACTCGATGTAGTGGTACAGCAGCTCCATCTGCCGGGTGAAGAATGCCACGACCGGGATCGATTGCCACGTCTGCCCTCGCTTGAGGTTGAGGAACTGGCTCATGAGGTCGGCGTTGGGCGATTCGGCCGGGTCCGGGGCGGCGGCCCGGCTGCAGCGCTGTCCATCGCGGGGGACGATGCGCAGCTCCAGGCCCGCGACGTCGGCGACCCGGGCCACCATCGGCACGTCGCGGCGACAGTCGGACGACCACTCCTCCGAGATGACCAGCACCCTGGCCGGCCCGCCCGGTTGGGCCGCCAGCCACTTCCACGCCTGCGCCTGGGCCTCGGACAGACGGGCCGCCTCGTACGCCTTGCCGAGAAAACCGCTCCAGTCCCTGCGGGCGCCGTGGGACCCCTCCCGCTCGAGGTTTTCCGGGCTCCCCGTGTACGCCACGTACTGAGCGAAGGTCATCCCGGCTGCGAAACGCTCCGCCGTCACCATCTCACCGCCTCCTTGTGCTCGCCGAAGACGCGCCGCAGGGCGTCGGCTATCTCGCCGACCGTCGCGTACGCGCGCACGGCTTCCATGATCGGTTCCATGAGATTGACGGTGCTCCGCGCCCCGTCGGTGAGGCGCCGCAGCGCGGCGTCGACCGCCGCGCCGTCCCGCTCCCGGCGCAAACGCTGGAGCCGGGCCACCTGCGCGCCGGCGACGCGGGCATCGACCGTGTACGGCTCCACCACCCGGTCGTCGGCGGTCAGCCGGTCGCCCGCGTGACAGTTGACGCCGACCTTCCGGACCTCGCCCGCGGCCAGCTGCTGCTCGAACCGGTACGCTTGTCTGGCCACCTCGGCCTGGATGGCCCCCGTCTTCACCGCCTCCACGATGCCGCCCAGCCGCTCGACCATGGCCAGCTCGTCCAGGATGCGCTCTTCCATCTGGTTGGTGAGCGTCTCCACGAAATAGGCGCCGCCGAGCGGATCCGCGGTATCGGTGACGCCCGTCTCCTCGGCGCAGATCTGCATGGTCCTGAGCGCGAGGAGCTGGGCCTGGGCCGAGGGGATCGTGTAGGCCTCGTCGTAGGTAGGCAGGGCCATCGTCTGGGCGCCGCTGAGCGCCGCGGCCAGCGCGATGTAGGCGCCCCGCACGATGTTGTTTTCCGGCTCCTCGGCCGTGAAGGCCGAGCCGCCGCCGCCGATGAGGGTGCGGAACATCCACGAGCGGGGATTGCGGGCGCCGAAGCGCTCTCGCAGCATCCGGGCGTAGAGCCGGCGGCCGGCCCGAAACTTGGCGACCTCCTCGAAGATCTTCCCCCAGCACGTGAAGTTGAACGACAGGCGCGGCGCGAACTCGTCGGCGGCGATGCCACGGCTCTGCATCAGCTCGATGTAGGCGGCCGCCATGGCCAGCCCGTAGGCCATCTCCTGGGCGGTGGTGCAGCCGGCTTCGCGGATGTGGTAGCCACACACCGAGAGGGGATTCGAGCGCGGATAGCGGCGGATGGAAAACTCCACGAGGTCGCCGACCAGGCGCAGCGAGGACTCCACCGGGTAGATCCAGGTGCCCCGAGCGATGAACTCCTTGAGGATGTCGTTCTGCGGCGTCGTCACCACACGGTCGGCCGCGGCACCCTGCTGGTCGGCCACCGCGAAGTACATGGCCGTGATGGGCGCGGCCATACCGTTGATGGTGAGCGAGACACTGACCCGGTCGAGCGGGATGCCGGCGAACGCCTCTTCCATGTCGGCCAGGGAGTCGACGGCCATGCCCACCCGCCCCACTTCCCCCTCGGCCCGCGGGTGGTCGGAATCCAGACCGAGCTGCGTGGGCAGGTCGAAGGCGACGTTGAGAGCGTCCTGGCCGTGGGCCATGAGGTACTTGAACCGCGCATTCGTCTCCGCGGGCGTGCCGAAGCCGACGTACTGGCGCATCGTCCACAGCCGCTCGCGATACATGTGCGGGTGAATCCCGCGGGTGTAGGGATACTCGCCGGGACGCCCGACGTCCCGGGCGACGTCGCGACCGGCGAGGTCCTCGGGCCCGTACACCGGATTGACCGGGATCCCGGCGTGCAGCGTGACGTCTCGCATCGTGGCCTCCTAGCCCTCGACGAAGCGGACAACGAGCGGGGCCAGCGCGGGACCCCGCTCCTCGGGCGGCGCGTGGCCGACATCCGGCAGCGTCACCACCTCGGCCTGCTCGAACACCGTCCGCCACCGCGGCAGCGCGCTGGCGAACGCCCGATCCTTCAATCCCCACACGAGCAGGGCCGGGATTCTGGCCAGCCGGGCTCGCCGCTGCCAGAGCGTGTCATACCACGCGCTCGACCCCAGCAGCTCGCGCGCATACACCCAGGTGGCTTCCCGCTGTCCGGGCCCCAGCGGGGACGCGTAATGCCGGTGCACGGCCGGCGTGTAGCGGCGCCGGTCGGCCAGGCTGTACCGGAACATGACGTTGACCGAGAAGCCCCAGCGCTCGTAGAGCACCCGGCCGAGCGGGCCTCCGAGCACGCGGCCGGCCCAGGCGATCCGTGGCTCGCCGGCGAACGACCACATCCAGGTGTTGAAGAGCACGAGGCTCCGCACCTGCTCGGGACGCTCGATGGCATGGGCCAGGCCGATGGGACCACCGAAGTCGTGCACGACCAGCGTGAGGTCCTTGAGCCCGAGCGCGTCGATCAACCCGCTCAGGCGACGGGCCTGTTCCGCCGGCCGGTAGCAGGCGCCAGGAGGCTTGTCGCTGAGGCCGAAGCCCGGCAGGTCGGGGGCGATGCACCGAACGCGCTCGCGCAGCGCCAGAATGAGATCGCGGTAGAGGAAGGACCACGTCGGCGTGCCGTGGACCAGCACCACCGGACGTCCCGTGCCCTCGTCGACGTAATGCAGCCGGCCGGTGTCGACCTCGAGCCAGTGCGGCGCGAACGGGTAGAGCGCGGGGTCGAGCCAGCTCGCGCTCACAGGCGATCCTCGCGGAACGCCGCCACCACGTCGGGCAGGGACGTGCCCATGGGGAACACCCGGCGGACCCCGGCGGCCAGCAGCGCCGGCACGTCCTGCGGCGGGATCGTCCCCCCCACCACGACCGCGATCTCGTCGGCGTGCTGGCGCCGCAGGCCCTCGATGACCCGGCGGCTCAGCGTCAGGTGAGCGCCCGACAGGATGCTGAGGCCGATCACGTCCACGTCTTCCTGGATCGCCTCCTCGATGATCTCCTCGGGGGTGCGCTTGAGACCGGTATAGAGCACTTCGAAGCCGGCGTCGCGCAGGGCCTGGGCGACGACCTTGGCGCCGCGGTCGTGGCCGTCGAGGCCGGGCTTGGCGATGAGGATTTTCATTGAACAGGGTGCGGGCATCCGGGCTTGGCCACGCCCGGGCCCGGCCCCAGCAGGGGGATGATCGCGGGGCGGATGCGGCGGTCGGAGATGGTCAGGCGGCCGACGGTGACGGGCAGGCGGAAGCGTCGCGGGCCGGCGCTGCCCGGGTTGAAGAACAGCACGCCGTCGCGCTCCTCGGCGCGGGGCTGGTGGCTGTGCCCGGCCAGCACGGCGGCGAAGCCCCGGGCCCGCGGATCCAGGTCGAGCGTCTTCACGTCGTGCCGGACGTAGACGCGCACGCCGGCGATCTCGACGATGGCATCGTCGGGCAGCGACTCGGCCCACACCCCCCGGTCGTTGTTGCCCCGGACGGCGGTGACCGGCGCGATCTCCGCCAGCGCGGGCACGATGTCCGGTGAGCCGATGTCGCCGGCGTGCACGATGGCGTCGGCGCCCCGGAGCGCGGCGACCGCCTCCGGCCGCAGCAGCCCGTGGGTGTCGGCGATCACCGCGAGCGTGGCGACGGGCGTCATGCCGGGGCGAAGGCGGGCAGCCAGCGGGGCTCGCCGGTGGGCCCGTCGGCCACACGCAGCGGCCGGAGCCGCACGCGCTGGCCGACAGCCACGCGGCCGGCCTCGCCGTTCAGAATGACGGTGAAGATGCGCAGGCCGTCCACCGCGACGATGGCGAACACCCGGGGTCCCGGGAAGCCGGCGGGCAACCCCGTCTCCTGCACCGTGAAGGCCTGGATCGCGCCTTCCCCGCTGAGGTCGACCCACTCGAAGCGGTCGGCGCAGCAGTCCCCGCAGAAGGCGCGCGGCGGCCAGGCCAGGCGGCCGCATCCGGCGCAGCGGGTGGTGCTGAGCCGACCCTGGCCGAGCCGAGCATAGAACTCGGCCAGCTTCGTGTGGTCGGCCGATTGCAGCGGAAACGGGTCGACGGCCCGCCAGTACGTCACGCCGGCTCCCTGCCGTAGATCATCACGACGTGCTCGCCCATGCCGCTGTTGTTGTGGGTGAGCCCGATGGCGGCGTCCGGCACCTGACGCGGGCCGGCCTGGCCGCGCAGCTGCAGGAAGATCTCGGCGGCCTGGGCGACGCCGGTGGCCCCCAAGGGATGCCCGCAGCCGATCAGGCCGCCGCGCGGGTTGACCACGACATCGCCGCCGTCGTCGCTTCGCCTGGCCGCGATGAACGGCCCGGCCTCGCCCTGGTCGCAGAAGCCGAGCTCTTCGTAGGCGATGAGCTCGGCGATGGCGAAGCAGTCGTGCACCTCGGCCACGTCCACGTCCCGGGGGCCCACCCCGGCCATACGATAGGCGGCCTGCGCGGCCCGCTCGAGGGCGGGCCAGCGCGCCAGATCGTCGGGCAGCGAGCTGAGCTGGAAGCCGTCGAGGGCCTGCCCGGTGCCCCGGATCCACACGGGACGGTCCGTGAGATCCCGCGCCCGCTCGGCGCTGGCCAGGACCACCGCGGCGGCGCCGTCGGTGATCGGTGAGCACATGAACAGACGCAGCGGGCTCGAGATCATGCGGGAGCACAACACCTGGTCGAGCGTGGCGCCCTTCTGGAAATGGGCGTTGGGGTTGCGGGCGGCATGGGTATGGTTCTTGACCCCGACCAGCGCCAGCTGCTCCTCGGTCGTGCCGTAGCGCATCATGTGGCGCTGGGCGGCCAGCGCGAAGCACGGCGGCGCGGTGAGACCGAAGGCGGCTTCCCACTCCCGGTCGACCCCCGTGCCCATGTTGAGGATGGCCTCCTCGCCCGAGGGCTGATTCAGCTTCTCGACGCCCAGGACCATGACGAGATCGGCGAGGCCGGCGGCGATGAAGGCGTAGGCGTAGCGGATGCCCACGGTGCCGGAAGCGCACATGTGCTCGGTGCGCGCGCTCAGCGCGCTGGGCCGGATCCCCAGCGCCTCGGCGGCCAGCGAGGCGATGTGACTCTGGAACGCCGTCCGTTCCGGCAGCACCGAGCCCACCACCAGCCCCTCGAGGTCGCGCGGACGCAGTCCGGGGACGGCGTCGAAGCAGGCCTTGCCGGCTTCCCAGATGAGCTCCCGGAAGCTCGCCCGGCGGACGCCGAACTTGCATACCCCCGCGCCGACGAGCGCGACCCCTCGCGAGGCGCTCACGCGAATACCTCGGCGCGATCCCAGTCCAGCTCTCGCCCGATCACGATGCGGAGCATCTCCGACGTCCCGCCCCCGGGCAGCAAGAAGCGGGCGTCGCGGAAGTAGCGCTGGGCCGGATACTCCATGGCCAGCCCGTACGAAGCGAAGATCCGGGCCGCCTCGTCGGTCACCCGAACGGCCATTTCCGAAGCGAAGAGCTTGGCCATCGCCGCCTCGCGGGCGACCGGACGCCGCCGATCGATGGCGCCCGCCGCCTGATAGGTCATGAGCGCCGCCCCGTGGAGCGAGGTGAGCATGTCGGCCAGCTTGAAGGCGATCGCCTGGTGCTCGACGATCGGCTTGCCGAAGGCGACACGCTGGCGCGCGTAGGCCAGGGCCGCCTCGTAGGCGGCCCGGGCCAGGCCGACAGCGAGGGCGGCCGTCATGACCCGGATCTCGGCCAGGATGGTGCCGATCTTCTCCACGCCTCCGCCCTCGCCGCCCAGCAGGTGCTCGGCGGGCACCTCGACATCGTCGAGGAGGATCTCGCCGGTCTCGGAGGCCCGCACGGACATCTTGTCGATCGTCTTGCCCAGCGTGATCCCTCGCATGGTGGCACGGTCCAGCAGGAACAGGGCGATGTTTCCCAGGCCCCGCTCCGGCGAGGTCTTGGCGGCGACGGTCAGGACGTCGGCGACGGGCGCGTTGGTGACCCAGGTCTTGGCTCCGCGCAGTACCCAGCGATCACCGCGGCGCTCGGCCCGTGTCGCGAGGTTGGCCACGTCCGAGCCGGCGCCCGGCTCGGTCAGCGCGAACGTCGCCACCAGATCACCGCGCAGGGCGGGCACGAGATAGCGCTGGTGGAGCGCCTGAGACCCGTAGCGGTAAACGAAGTAGGTGCCCATCAGCGATTGCATGGCCACCGCCGCCGCCAGCGAGAGCGAGCCCCGGGCCAGCTCCTCCGCGAAGAGACAGTACGTCACCATGTCGGCCTCGGCGCCCCCGTACGGCTCGGGGTAGCGCAGGCCGAAGTAACCCAGCTCCCCCACCCGCTTGAACAGCGTCATGGGGAACTGGGCGCGCTCGTCGATGGCGTGGGCCTGGGGCACGACCTCGGCGTCGACGAAGCGCGCCACGGCGCGGCGAAAGCTCTCTTGCTCGGTAGTAAACCGGATCATTGTAGCGGGGTCCGCGAGACCAGCTCGGGGCGTGGGTGGCCTGCCCTAGGTGCGTGTGGCTGCGTCCGTTGTAGCGGGGGCCGTGAGGCCGGCTCGGGGCGTGGGTGGGCTGCCTTGGGTGCGTGTGGCTGCGTTCGTTGTAGCGGGTGCCGCCAGCCCGGTTCGAGCCGTGGGTGGGCTGCTCTAGGCAGGTGTGGCTCCGTCCGTTTCACCGATTGATCTTCTTCTGTATCTTCTGCTGCTGCTTCTGCTTTCTTTTTTGTCTCAGGGTGTGGGTGGCGGGCTCGTCCACGCGCAGGTCGGGGCCGGTGCCGGTGATGACCACGGCGTAGTCGGCGCGGGCCGACGCTGGCGACACGAGCTCTTCTCGCACGTCTTCGAGGACCTGGGCCGGGTCGCGCTCGAAGGGATCGCCGTAGCCGCCCGCCCCGGGCTGCTGGAAGGAGACGACGTCGCCGTAGCCGAAGTCACGCGACTCCTTGCCGTGCACCACGACTTCGTCGGGCCCCGGATTGATCACGGTGCGGCCCAGCGCGCCGGGCCGGCCGCCGAACAGCCCCCAGGCGGGAATGCGCTGTCGGTCCGTGAGGTTGGTGAGCTTGCCG includes:
- a CDS encoding OB-fold domain-containing protein yields the protein MTYWRAVDPFPLQSADHTKLAEFYARLGQGRLSTTRCAGCGRLAWPPRAFCGDCCADRFEWVDLSGEGAIQAFTVQETGLPAGFPGPRVFAIVAVDGLRIFTVILNGEAGRVAVGQRVRLRPLRVADGPTGEPRWLPAFAPA
- a CDS encoding cobalamin B12-binding domain-containing protein; the protein is MKILIAKPGLDGHDRGAKVVAQALRDAGFEVLYTGLKRTPEEIIEEAIQEDVDVIGLSILSGAHLTLSRRVIEGLRRQHADEIAVVVGGTIPPQDVPALLAAGVRRVFPMGTSLPDVVAAFREDRL
- a CDS encoding NAD/NADP octopine/nopaline dehydrogenase family protein, producing MPVTILGGGSGAYAVAADLALAGHDVRLWRRAARELAAIRQAGGLTLAAPDRSGKAPLSVVEDLGEAVAGADVIIVAVPAAAHEDVARRLAAHLDDRHVVVVAPGTLGAFVMAREITRAGGRLPRAFVETGTFPYQARQTGPAAVHVAQRVASLQLGAFPAARSTALAAASELFPSARPSVDILDAALTDGGPVLHPALVLLNLGGIDQGRDIDMTASARRLVDAVDAERGAARAGWGYSPAAYALAASDGAVGLDGPVSLTHRYVTEDAALGLTLLESAARTVQADSGACSGLLLVFSALLGRPLSGRGRALEHLGLGDLALREIREVLHAGWTSSLWRRVVR
- a CDS encoding thioredoxin family protein → MVTAERFAAGMTFAQYVAYTGSPENLEREGSHGARRDWSGFLGKAYEAARLSEAQAQAWKWLAAQPGGPARVLVISEEWSSDCRRDVPMVARVADVAGLELRIVPRDGQRCSRAAAPDPAESPNADLMSQFLNLKRGQTWQSIPVVAFFTRQMELLYHYIEYPAVYHKDRIRASMRARRPGESEEQAQARGDREFMELQASPFFRVWACAGVDEMVSMLYERIQVGALA
- a CDS encoding alpha/beta fold hydrolase; protein product: MSASWLDPALYPFAPHWLEVDTGRLHYVDEGTGRPVVLVHGTPTWSFLYRDLILALRERVRCIAPDLPGFGLSDKPPGACYRPAEQARRLSGLIDALGLKDLTLVVHDFGGPIGLAHAIERPEQVRSLVLFNTWMWSFAGEPRIAWAGRVLGGPLGRVLYERWGFSVNVMFRYSLADRRRYTPAVHRHYASPLGPGQREATWVYARELLGSSAWYDTLWQRRARLARIPALLVWGLKDRAFASALPRWRTVFEQAEVVTLPDVGHAPPEERGPALAPLVVRFVEG
- a CDS encoding xanthine dehydrogenase family protein molybdopterin-binding subunit; the encoded protein is MSGLSVVGTSVPRRDGLDKVTGRTRYLHDLELPRMLYGKILRTRYPHARLLGIDASRAWRVPGIVAVLTGDEVEQQPFGYARDQLALKRGKVRCIRDEVAAVAAETQAAAEEAVAAIDVQYAELPGVFDPDVALRPGAPLVHDELGTNLTSLRYQFAHGDVDRAVQDAAAVVEGEYRVHFVTPACLGTMVAIADWDPQGRLTVWSTTQVPFVYQRELAAALGIGGDRVRVIQPPVGGNFGRGLDLYPIDVIAALLARRARRPVKLEFDRVEEFIACPTREPCRIRLRTAADAGGHILAREAHVTIDSGAYVSWGATTPYVMLGTVTGLYRCPSVRFDTTIVYTNNPYSGSMRGYGNLESTFAVESQMDELAVRLGLDRLEVRRRNVLNSGDVTPQGFEITSCAMRECLEAVAEDIGRQPPPLTPGWRRGIGYAAMFHVGGGARIYRSDGCGAILKLDDFGIVSLITGASEIGQGADTVLAMIVAETLGVPLERVEVVNADTTVKPWDVGVHASRTTFVAGNAARLAALKLRAELLALGAAQLEVPIERLELSDGWIAVRGEPSRRLPYERVARAGHLREGGRPLVAEAFYDPPTRMLDKDLRGNVSAAYGFAAQAVLLDVDETTGSIVVRRVASAHDVGRALNPPAAEGQIHGGIHMGLGYALSERLVVQDGQVLTTSFLDYAILRASDMPELIVRLIESVDAEGPFGAKGLGESGAIPVSAAVANALAQAIGIRFTELPVSAATVRAALQARGR
- a CDS encoding CoA transferase encodes the protein MRLLNGVRVLDLSRMLAGPYGSMLLADMGAEVIKIEDPEGGDPMRAMGPPFLPDGESAYFLAINRNKKSVALGLAEPAGRQVFLDLVRTADVVWENFRPGVMARLGCEYASLAAINPRLVVCSVSAYGQHGPYRDWPAFDLALQAMGGAMSLTGEPGGRPVRMGLPMGDLAGAMMAAFAVVAALFRRQVTGHGAHLDLSLLDCQVSLLTYLAQYFWTDGCVPGPQGSAHLSVAPYQALATRDGHIIVAVFAEKFWRGFCLAAGHPEWERDPRFATNRDRVANRQALTPLIETVFAARTSVEWLSRLTAEGVPAAPIQAVDRVLVDPQLRLRQMVVEMQHPRHGTIPTLGTPIKVDGQLGLEVAPPPALGEHTEAVLGELLNYSGDRIAGLRQAGAIK
- a CDS encoding metallophosphoesterase family protein, with the protein product MTPVATLAVIADTHGLLRPEAVAALRGADAIVHAGDIGSPDIVPALAEIAPVTAVRGNNDRGVWAESLPDDAIVEIAGVRVYVRHDVKTLDLDPRARGFAAVLAGHSHQPRAEERDGVLFFNPGSAGPRRFRLPVTVGRLTISDRRIRPAIIPLLGPGPGVAKPGCPHPVQ
- a CDS encoding methylmalonyl-CoA mutase family protein — encoded protein: MRDVTLHAGIPVNPVYGPEDLAGRDVARDVGRPGEYPYTRGIHPHMYRERLWTMRQYVGFGTPAETNARFKYLMAHGQDALNVAFDLPTQLGLDSDHPRAEGEVGRVGMAVDSLADMEEAFAGIPLDRVSVSLTINGMAAPITAMYFAVADQQGAAADRVVTTPQNDILKEFIARGTWIYPVESSLRLVGDLVEFSIRRYPRSNPLSVCGYHIREAGCTTAQEMAYGLAMAAAYIELMQSRGIAADEFAPRLSFNFTCWGKIFEEVAKFRAGRRLYARMLRERFGARNPRSWMFRTLIGGGGSAFTAEEPENNIVRGAYIALAAALSGAQTMALPTYDEAYTIPSAQAQLLALRTMQICAEETGVTDTADPLGGAYFVETLTNQMEERILDELAMVERLGGIVEAVKTGAIQAEVARQAYRFEQQLAAGEVRKVGVNCHAGDRLTADDRVVEPYTVDARVAGAQVARLQRLRRERDGAAVDAALRRLTDGARSTVNLMEPIMEAVRAYATVGEIADALRRVFGEHKEAVRW